One Sandaracinaceae bacterium DNA window includes the following coding sequences:
- a CDS encoding KilA-N domain-containing protein, protein MSKNRQITVQGRAVTVVAGADEDYISLTDIARHKNAEHTDDLIRNWLRNRNTLEFLGIWERLNNADFNPVEFDGIRLRAGLNSFTLTPKQWIERTGAVGITSKAGRYGGTYAHKDIAFEFAAWISVEFKLYLIKEFQRLKEGERDQLGWDVGRNLTKINYRIHTDAIQQNLIPPEVTPQQASLVYASEADLLNVALFGKTAREWRDGQPGSKGNIRDEANVAQLVCLANLEALNAHLIHQGVAQSQRLKLLNQTAIQQMKVLTTDSGVRRLEAKNKP, encoded by the coding sequence CATCGCTCGCCACAAGAACGCCGAGCACACCGATGACCTCATCCGAAACTGGCTGAGGAACCGGAACACGCTGGAGTTCCTGGGGATCTGGGAGCGGCTCAACAACGCGGACTTCAACCCCGTCGAATTCGACGGGATTAGACTGCGAGCCGGGCTGAACAGCTTCACCCTCACGCCCAAGCAGTGGATCGAACGCACTGGCGCCGTTGGCATCACATCCAAGGCTGGGCGCTATGGCGGGACGTACGCCCACAAGGACATTGCCTTCGAGTTCGCGGCCTGGATTTCGGTCGAGTTCAAGCTCTACCTCATCAAGGAGTTCCAGCGCCTCAAGGAAGGGGAGCGCGATCAGCTCGGTTGGGACGTCGGCCGCAACCTCACCAAGATCAACTACCGCATTCACACCGACGCCATCCAGCAGAACCTCATTCCACCCGAGGTCACCCCACAGCAAGCCTCCCTGGTGTACGCGAGCGAAGCCGACCTGCTGAACGTAGCCTTGTTCGGCAAGACGGCCCGAGAGTGGCGTGATGGCCAACCTGGCAGCAAGGGCAACATCCGCGATGAGGCCAACGTCGCGCAGCTCGTGTGCTTGGCCAACCTGGAGGCGCTGAACGCGCACCTCATCCACCAGGGCGTGGCGCAGAGCCAGCGCCTCAAACTGCTCAACCAGACCGCTATTCAGCAGATGAAGGTGTTGACCACCGACAGCGGCGTCCGACGCCTAGAGGCGAAGAACAAGCCATGA